The genomic region TACGCTCGCGAAGGGCAATCGACCGTGACCTACGACAAAGTCGTGATGGTCATGCGGTTTCTCGGGAGTTCGCCCTACGGTAAGACGCCCGCGTGTGAATTCGGGCCCCTTGCTCTCAAGGCTTTGCAGCATCAACTGATCGGCGCCGGCAGCAGCCGTCGCTACGTGAACGACCAGATCGATATCATTCGCCGCTGCTTCAAGTGGGCCGTGTCCGAAGAAATGCTCCCGCCTGCGGTCTATCACGCGCTACAGACCGTCTCAGGGCTTAAGCGGGGGCGGACGGCGGCCAAGGACCATGCCGCAGTTCAACCGGTCGCCGATGACGTCGTCGAAGCTACGCTGCCGTTCTTGCCGCCGGTGATCGACGACATGATCCGATTGCTACGGCTGCTTGGCTGCCGGCCCGGTGAGCTGCGCAACATGCGGCCTCGCGAGATCGATCGAACGGGGGACGTCTGGACCTATCACCCTCTACGCCATAAATCCGATCTTAAGGGGCACCAGCGCACCATCTTCGTAGGGCCGAAGGCGCAGGCGATCCTCGCTCCCTATCTACTGCGTGGCGCCGTCGACTACTGTTTCAGTCCGGCCGAAGGGGACGCTCGGCGCCGTGCGCTGTTGCACGAGAAGCGTATTACGCCGATGTCGTGCGGCAATAAGCCGGGCTCGAATCGAAAGCGACATCCGGATTGGAAGCCGGGCGAGCGCTACGGCCGCGGGGCGCTGAATGTCGCAATCGGTCGGGCTTGCGACAAGGCCGACGCCGCGGCCCGTGAGACGGCGCGTAACGAGGCAGCGGCTCGGAATGAGGAGATGCCGCCGGACGTGCGTTACGTGCCGCACTGGTTCCCTTACCAGCTGCGCCACAGTACCGGCACCGACGTTCGTAAGGCCTACGGGCTGGAAGCTGCGCAGGTCATTCTCGGCCACTCCAAGGCCGACGTGACGCAGATCTACGCCGAGCGCGACAGCGGCTTGGCGAAACGGGTCATGTCCGAAGTCGGATAGTTTCCCGCGCTCTCGTTCGTGACATCCCTCGGCATCGCTGCGCGCGGTGCTCGATCGTCGACGGCCGGCTTGGCAGGCGGCCTCGCTTCCTACGCGTCGAGCGGCAGCGCGCCGTTCGTTCGCGCGTGGCTCTCTCTCTTTCCAACCTTCTGCGCAACTTCTCCCTGAACGGAACCACCGATGAATCTTGATCAGCAATTACCAAGTGTCCCCGTCGTCGAATTAGTCCCCGGCCTGCGCTACGTCTTCACCTCGCAAACGCATGGGACGATCGTCGGCACGTTCGCTAAGTGCCTGCGCAGCGGGCGGCTGATGTTCGACTCCGCTGTGCCGCTCCGCATCGATATTCCCTATCAGGCGAAATTGCACGCGCGAGAAATCCTCGACATCGAGCCGTGGCACCAAATGCTCATGCTCATTCCGGACGGCGTCATGTCCGCGACCGATCCGCTATCGATCGACGCCAAGAGATTGCACATCGTGAAGCCCGTCGGCAAGTAACCTCTTTTCCCCTACCTGAAATGAGGTTCGCCATGAATTGCTACGGGTCGCAAATTTACGTTTTCGAGGTTCTTTCCTCGGCGTCGCAACTGCTGCGCATTGCGCGGTTGTTCGACGAGTTCCTCGGCCGGCCGGCGACGTGCGACGACGCCGATCCCCGCACGCTCGCGCTGTTCGTCGAGCACTTGATCGAGATTCAAGAGACCTGCTTTTCCCTCGGGATGGTCGATCTCGCCGTCAATCGTCTGAAGCCGAACTGGCATCGCGCGCCGCTGATGGCCCCTGTCCGTAGCTGTTCCCGTTCGAAGCTCCGGCACATGCCTTAACTATCCGTTACCCACTGACTCAAGAAAGAAGAAACCGATGCGATCTCACATTTGGACCACCGAAGAACTCGCCCGTTTGTACACCGCTTGCGATTCGCTCACCGGACGATTCCGAGACGGCCTGACGAAATCCGCCTATGCCCGCGCGCTGGTAAGAACCGCTTACGAAACCGCCGTGCGGCTCGGCGACGTGGCGCATTGGCGCTTCGAAGACATCGCCCCCGACGGATCGATCACTTGGACCGAGCGAAAGACGTCTAAGGAACGGACGATCGTTCTCAGTCCTGAAACCCTCGCGGCGATCGACACGCTTCGACGTCCCGGCGCCGTGCTGATCTTCGGCGGCGTGCTCGACCGGAGCAACTTCTGCGGCTGGTTTCGGGCGCTGGTGAAGTCGGCCGGGCTCAGCGGTTATTTCGCTCGGATCCGCTCGACGAGGCTTCATGACGTGTTGTCGATGGGTCGCGACTGAATCGATTGCGCCACCGACTTCGCAACTTCCATCGTCTTATTTTCGAGAGAAATCTATGTCCACCGATACCGACCTCGAACCTTTCCCTTTCACCATGTCGGCGACGCTCGCCGACTTCTTCGAGCAATGCTATCTACGTGATCGATCGATTCAGCAAAGCACGGCCAAAGGCTATCGCATTCACATCCGTCGCTTCGACCGTTGGCTCGAACGTCCGTCGACGATCGCCGATCTAACTCAGGAACCTGTGAATGCGTTCCTACGCTTCGTCTGCGACGACAAGAGTCCCGACACCGCTCGCGGGGCTAAGGCGACGCTCCTAACTCTCTGGCGGCATGCCATCGACTTCGAGCCTGCGATCCTCGACCCGCGAGGGATTCTCAAGCTGGAACGACAACGAGCGCTCCAACGGGCCACGCGCTGCTGGGGCCGCGAGCAGATCCAGCGGCTTCTCCAAGAGGCCGAGAGAGAGACCGGGAAGTTCCGCGGCAAGCGGCTCCGGCGGGCCGACTTTTGGCGTGCGTATATTCTGACGGCCTACGATACGGGCCTACGATCGGGAACGCTCTTCCAGCTCCGAGCGGAAGACATCGCAGCGGACGGCCCGCTCATCGTTCGTAATCAGCGGGGGAAAACGTACTCGGTCACGATCTCGGAGGTAACGCGTAAGGCGATCCTCGCCACGAATCCAAGCACGCGCCCGTTCGTGTTTCGCGTCCTCGAACGCCGCCACTTCTATAAGATCTTCAAGCAACTCATCGAAGCGGCGGGTCTCACCGGAACGGGAGAGTATTTACGCCAAACCCCAGGGATGATCGAGAAGGCCTCGCCGGAACCGCTGCATGATGTACTACCGGAATCGCATGCCGTGCATTCGAGCCCGGCGGCCGAACGGCAGGAAACACCCAAGCCGGTTCTCAAGATCAGAAAAGCTCGCTCGTCCGAGACGGGGAAGTGGCGTTCTCTCGCTACGGAACCGGGGAGCCCGCAAAGCCTCTACGAATACTTCGCGAAGGTTTATCGTCCCAGAAAGCTCTTGGGGAAGTCGCCGAGGACTTCGGTCATGTATCTCATGTCGTTCGATCGGTTCGGCGACTACCTGCAACGGACGCCGACGATTGCCGATCTGAACGAAGAAGCGATCTGCGGCTTTCTCGAAGCGAGGTTGGCGAGCGGACTAGCGCATCAGACCGTCGACAAAGAGAGCGACAAGATCGTAGCGCTGTCGAACTATGCGGCACGGAAGCGGCATATCCCCGAATTCCTCGACATTCCGCAGATCAATCCGGCCGAGACGCTGCCGACTTGCTGGCAACGTGAGCAAGTGAGTCAGCTTTTCAGGGCGTGTCGTGAAGCAACCGGGACGTTCGGCGCCGCACCGCGGAGCGTTTGGTGGGGTGCGTTCCACGCTCTCTGCATCGTCACCGGCGAGCGCACGGAAGCGATGTTGTCCCTGCGCTGGGAGTGGCTGCAAGGGTTGACCCTCTCGGTTCCCGCGCAAGTTCGGAAAGGGAAACGCAAGGCGGCACGATATCGCTTGCCGCCGAACGTCGTGGAACAACTGGAAGAACTGCGGCGTTATACCGAGCGAGAAGGGAAAATCTTCGCCGTGCCGTGGAAGGATATTACCTCGTCGTTCTACGGCCATTACACGGCGCTGTTGAAACGCGCGGGGCTGCCCGACTCGCGTCGCTTCAAGCCGCAATGTCTGCGGCGAACCTTCGCGAGTTTCTTGGAAGCCGGCGGCGGGGATGCGACCGAAGCGCTCGGGCACAGTGACCGCAGCGTGACGAGGGAAAGCTATCTCGATACTTCGATCACGCTGGCCGGAAAGGAAGCCGCTTCGGCCATCGTCTGGCGCGAGCTCGGCTTAGCGTCGCGTCCGTTGGCGATCACCTATGCACCGTCGGGCGAATCGAGCCCGGACGTAGCGTAGCGCCGGTCCATGAAACGCAAGACCCTCGGCCGCGGTGGAAAACGGCCGAGGGTCGGACGAGTTGAAGTTGAACTTAGTTAGCACAACCTTTGGAGATTCGAATCATGCGAAGCCTCATCGGCACCGTCGCCGCCCTGTTCCTCGTCGGTTGTACCGAACCACGTTCCCCCGGCGTCACCGTCGATGCCGACGGCTGGAGCTCGACAAGCGGAGGGCCGAAGCCGATGAACTGGAAGCCGTGGCAACCGCCGTCGCAGGAAGAACAAACGATCTCGGCGTTGGAATTCCATATCCTTCAAGCCGAGACGCACGTGATGCATTACGACGCCCGCTTTCAAACCGCCCGCGATCGCGACGACGCAGCCCTGAACCTCGAAATGCGGGAACGTTCCAAGCTGGATCTGGAAAGGCTGCGCGAACAACTGAAGCAATATCGCGCGGCGCTCGTTCCCAAGCCGGCGGCCGCTCCGCACGGTACGCTTCTCACGACCAAGCCGAGCGACCGCTCTATTTAACGCTGATCGTTAGGGGACGAACGACCCGGGCATTCCGAGGACCATACGCGGTTCGTTCCCCGCCGGCTTCTTCGGCGCGAGGAACGCGTCGCGATACGTGCCGTAATCGGTGATCCATTCGGGACGACCATAATGCTGCGCCATGACCCAGCGCACGGCATCCTCGCCGTATTGGTTGCCGAACTTGTTCTTCAAGTAGCGATACATCGTGCCGGGGAGTTCGGGCCCGGTCACGGTGTTCGCGTTCTTCGCGTCTTTCAACATCTTGTCGAGAATCGGCTTCGTGTGAACCTGCCCAAGGTAATAGCGCAGATCGTTTTCGTTGGCGACTTCATCGGTTTGCGGAACGCCGTCTTTGTTCTTGTCGTTCCACGGCACGCGCGGCTTGTGATCTTGCGCGGTCACTTCGAGAAGACGGGAATCGTCCCATCCCGACGCCGGCGCCAAGTCGGGAAAGCTCGGTTGAAAGTTGCCGGCGGCAGCGGCGATCTCGGCGGCGTTCTCGGCGGCGTTCTTGGCGACCGGGAAACGACTGATTTTCCCCGGATCGATGGTAGGGCCGGTGCCGCTGGATTGCTGACTCGGTAGCGATAAGCTGGCCGGCGTGAGAGGCAGGCCCGTTGAAGGTTGCCCCGGGCTCATGGTCCCGCCGTTCATGGTTTCGATCGCTCGAACAATCGCTTGTTGTTCGATTTCGCGAATCTTCCGATCGATCTCCGCTTGTCGCGCCGGCAGCGCAGTCGCCTTCTCTTCTTTCAGGTGAAGTATTTCGCGAGCAGCCCATCCGCCATGTAGGTCGGCAATCGCCTTGCGTCGCTCGAAATCGGCGTTCGCCGTCGCCAGCGCGTTGTTCTGCTTCGCGATGTCACGCTGCGTCGTCGCGGCTGCATGCGTCGCGTACTGCCCCGGGAAGTTCGCCGCGAAACCGGGAGTCGACATAGGATCGACCGATGCCTGTCGCGTCGGTGCCGAAGGGTCACGCATCGCAGGACCGACCATTCCCGACTCGATCATCAATCGGGCTTGCGTCGGCGAGAGCCGTTGGCCGACCGCCGCGTGAGCCCGCACCAACCGTTCCGCCATCGCCTGATTCGTCACGTTCGCGTCGGCCCGGGCGTTCTGTTCCTGCATCTGCCGCCCTTGGTCGTTCACCGCTCGGCCGCGGGCCTTGATGTCGGCCTCTTGCTGTTGGATCCGATCGCGCTGTTCGGTCGGCATGTTCAACCGGCGTTCGAGCGTCGCCGCGGCATCGGCTTCCCGCTTCCGGCGAATCTCGTCGAGCAAGTCGGCGCTCGCCGGCAGCGGCGTCGAAGGAGCCGTCGGCGGACGTTGCGAGGCACGCAAGTTCGTCATCCGCGCGCCGTTCGGGTCGAAGTCGGGCCCGCTGTTCGAGATCGGTTGCCGCATGTCGGCCAAGCGTTGTTCCGTTTCGGCGTCGAGCGGTGCCGCGGTATTCCCGCCCATGAACTGCGGCAACGCGTGCTTGTAGTTCGCGGCCTCGCGTTCGCGACGGGCTTGGTCGCCGAGCATGCCGTCGAGGATGGCATGGTTGCCGGTAAGCGTCGCTGCGGGAATCGGCATGCCGGTGCTGCGCATCAGTTCGAGCGTCGTCAGCGGTCGTTGCCCGGCATCGTTGCGCGGCGCGACGGGCGTGGCCCGGTTCGTCTCGTAGTTCCATTCCATTTTCGGAACCGGCATCCCCGTCGAACGCATCAGCTCGATCGTCGCGTGCCGATCCGATGTTGGAGCGCCGCCGGCCGTGTCCCGACCGGACGATCGGAATGGGGAATCTACCGCGGCCAGTCGTTGCTCATCGTGATCGAAGAGCTCGGCCATGTTGCCGCGGAGGTTGCCCCGGGCGTCGAGCGTGAGTTGCACCGGGTCGTTCTGGTCGACGACCGCTTGGCGGGCGTCACCGTCGAGTTGCGGGCCGTGCAGCGTACCGTACAGAAGTTCGGCGCGGTCGCGCCGTGAGTTTCGGAAGGCCATTGAAAGAATCCTTTTGCAGCAACCTTGGGATGATAACACGAACAATGGAAAAAAGTCACGCGGTTTCGCAAGCCGCTTCGCGCTCCAAGCGATCGAGCGTCTGCGTCACGTGGAACCAGCGCTGCGAAAGAACGCTGATCGCTTGCACGGCGTCGAAGACCGCGACGCCGAGATCGCTGCCTTGCGCATCCATCTGCATTTCGATTCCGGCCTCGAACAACTCGCGACGCTGAGCGTGTTCGATGATCGTTCTAGCCGCCGGCAAGAAATTACTCGTCGTCGTCACGCATGAAATCACCGTCTTCCAGGTCGACGGATGGACGCGCGACAACGGGTCGATAGTCCAACTCGCGGCGATCGCATCCGGATCGACACCGCCCGTCGTGCGGAACACCGTCAGCTCGATCTCGAATAACCGGCGGCAATCCTCGCAGGCGAAGTCGGACGGCAGAAGAATCCCGACGAAGTGTCGCGCGTGTTGTGGGCCTCGCAACATCGCCGACACGAAGGCAAGTTCGGCCGAGCGATCGAAGTCAGGCGCGGTCTCAAGTCGATCGGATTCGGTCAGGGTCACATCCTCGGGCACGGTCTGGTCGTCGATAGGCGGCATCGTAAATCTCCTTGGTCTATAAAAATCGATCACGTGAAAATAAATCCTTGAGATTCGCTGTCTTGATCTTCGCTCTCGTCGATCGAGAGGAACGTAGTCGTTACGCCGTTCCATCGGAGCGGCACGCTTCCGGTTTCGCCGTTGCGCTGCTTGGCGATGACGAGTTCGGCACGGCCGCGCAGGTCCGGATCGTCCGGACGAAACAACTCTTCGCGGTGGACGAAGAGCACGACGTCGGCATCCGCTTCGATCTGCGCCGACTCCCGTAGATGCGACAGCCGTGGCCGATGGTCGGCGGCCTTTTCGACGTCGCGGTTCAATTGCGCGAGGCACACGATCGGCACGCGTAGTTCGCGGGGCAGCGTCTTCAACCGGCGGGAGATCGTCGCGACCTGTTCGTGCCGCGGCGACCGGCGGTCTGCGGGCTCGATCATCTGCAAGTAGTCGATCACGATGAGCGCAAGTTTCCCTTGCCGCTTGACGCGTCGCGCTGCCGCAGCGATGTCGGCCATCGAACGTTGGGGCGCGTCGTCGAACGTGATCGGCAGCGGCGCCAAGTCCGCTTGCGCTTCGATGATAGCGCGGCGATTGTCGACGTTCTTGGAGCCGCGACGAATCACGCCGAGGGGCACGCCCGAACGTGACGACAGCAGCCGTTCCCCGAGCTCGCGTCGTGTCATTTCGAGCGAGACGAAGAGCACGTGCGCCCCTTCGCTTGCCACATGGTCGGCGAGATTCAGAGCCCAAGAAGTCTTACCGACACCGGGCCGAGCGGCGACGATGATCAACTCGCCGGCTCGCAAGCCGCCGAGATACCGATCGACCATCGGCCAGCCGGAATCGAGACCCGTCGGCACGCCGTTGTCGCTTCGCTCGGCGAACGCTTCGACCGCTGCGGTTACGGCTTCCGACGTCGTGACGAGTTCGGATGCCGAACGTCCTTCGGCAACTTCGGCGAGAGCATCCTGCGCACGAGCCAGCAATTCGCGACTGTCGCCGTCTTCGTCGTAAGCGGCTCTCTGCACATCGCTCGTGATTTCGATCACGCGCCGCGCGATAGCCTTC from Planctomycetia bacterium harbors:
- a CDS encoding site-specific integrase codes for the protein MSNNRSPRQPSYRLHKGRGLAVVTIHGRDIYLGKHGSPESKQAYKRLMLEWIASDGAPPTPNSGDLTIVELTAAYKRYAKRYYAREGQSTVTYDKVVMVMRFLGSSPYGKTPACEFGPLALKALQHQLIGAGSSRRYVNDQIDIIRRCFKWAVSEEMLPPAVYHALQTVSGLKRGRTAAKDHAAVQPVADDVVEATLPFLPPVIDDMIRLLRLLGCRPGELRNMRPREIDRTGDVWTYHPLRHKSDLKGHQRTIFVGPKAQAILAPYLLRGAVDYCFSPAEGDARRRALLHEKRITPMSCGNKPGSNRKRHPDWKPGERYGRGALNVAIGRACDKADAAARETARNEAAARNEEMPPDVRYVPHWFPYQLRHSTGTDVRKAYGLEAAQVILGHSKADVTQIYAERDSGLAKRVMSEVG
- a CDS encoding site-specific integrase, whose protein sequence is MRSHIWTTEELARLYTACDSLTGRFRDGLTKSAYARALVRTAYETAVRLGDVAHWRFEDIAPDGSITWTERKTSKERTIVLSPETLAAIDTLRRPGAVLIFGGVLDRSNFCGWFRALVKSAGLSGYFARIRSTRLHDVLSMGRD
- a CDS encoding tyrosine-type recombinase/integrase; the protein is MSTDTDLEPFPFTMSATLADFFEQCYLRDRSIQQSTAKGYRIHIRRFDRWLERPSTIADLTQEPVNAFLRFVCDDKSPDTARGAKATLLTLWRHAIDFEPAILDPRGILKLERQRALQRATRCWGREQIQRLLQEAERETGKFRGKRLRRADFWRAYILTAYDTGLRSGTLFQLRAEDIAADGPLIVRNQRGKTYSVTISEVTRKAILATNPSTRPFVFRVLERRHFYKIFKQLIEAAGLTGTGEYLRQTPGMIEKASPEPLHDVLPESHAVHSSPAAERQETPKPVLKIRKARSSETGKWRSLATEPGSPQSLYEYFAKVYRPRKLLGKSPRTSVMYLMSFDRFGDYLQRTPTIADLNEEAICGFLEARLASGLAHQTVDKESDKIVALSNYAARKRHIPEFLDIPQINPAETLPTCWQREQVSQLFRACREATGTFGAAPRSVWWGAFHALCIVTGERTEAMLSLRWEWLQGLTLSVPAQVRKGKRKAARYRLPPNVVEQLEELRRYTEREGKIFAVPWKDITSSFYGHYTALLKRAGLPDSRRFKPQCLRRTFASFLEAGGGDATEALGHSDRSVTRESYLDTSITLAGKEAASAIVWRELGLASRPLAITYAPSGESSPDVA
- the dnaB gene encoding replicative DNA helicase, with amino-acid sequence MSTSTSTTKDRVLPRSLEAEKGLLGSMMLDPRVIDDVVLTVKAEHFYPPSHKIIFAAIKGLNDRNKFIDITLLVENLKSSRDLEAIGGVSYLMEIAESQPTAANAVWYAEIVREKAIARRVIEITSDVQRAAYDEDGDSRELLARAQDALAEVAEGRSASELVTTSEAVTAAVEAFAERSDNGVPTGLDSGWPMVDRYLGGLRAGELIIVAARPGVGKTSWALNLADHVASEGAHVLFVSLEMTRRELGERLLSSRSGVPLGVIRRGSKNVDNRRAIIEAQADLAPLPITFDDAPQRSMADIAAAARRVKRQGKLALIVIDYLQMIEPADRRSPRHEQVATISRRLKTLPRELRVPIVCLAQLNRDVEKAADHRPRLSHLRESAQIEADADVVLFVHREELFRPDDPDLRGRAELVIAKQRNGETGSVPLRWNGVTTTFLSIDESEDQDSESQGFIFT